A genome region from Manihot esculenta cultivar AM560-2 chromosome 5, M.esculenta_v8, whole genome shotgun sequence includes the following:
- the LOC110614282 gene encoding methyltransferase-like protein 7A isoform X1: MMLNSSLFALYPNTLCISSHQTSTSIIKPLNPPGGLEKTRNHEPKPLRICPCGRRHFLEAAATGLLSAYVPPATASDYKAILNRVHPPRPDWYEEFYASVLNSEAMKSYEAEIAAYKSQLFTNLRGKAKKILEIGIGTGPNLKYYANDADLEVFGVDPNGKMERYAHEAAEAAGLLPANFKFIQAVGEAIPLSDASVDAVVGTLVLCSVTDVDQTLQEVKRVLRPGGLYLFVEHVAAKDGTLLRFLQNILDPLQQTVSDGCHLTRETGKQIFEAGFSGVELSTAFLSNAAFINPQVYGLASK, from the exons ATGATGCTAAATTCATCTCTATTTGCTTTATATCCCAACACTCTCTGCATCTCTTCTCATCAGACTTCAACTTCGATAATCAAACCCTTGAATCCCCCTGGAGGATTAGAAAAAACAAGGAACCATGAGCCCAAGCCATTGCGAATTTGTCCGTGTGGAAGGAGACACTTCCTTGAAGCTGCAGCAACAGGTTTGCTTTCAGCTTACGTACCTCCGGCTACTGCTTCTGATTACAAG GCTATACTGAATAGGGTTCACCCTCCAAGACCAGATTGGTACGAGGAATTTTACGCATCAGTTTTGAATTCAGAAGCTATGAAGTCCTATGAAGCAGAG ATTGCAGCTTACAAGTCACAGCTCTTTACTAATTTGAGGGGAAAGGCCAAGAAAATATTAGAGATTGGCATTGGCACTGGTCCTAACCTCAAATACTATGCCAACGATGCTGATTTAGAGGTTTTTGGTGTGGATCCAAATGGAAAGATGGAGAGATATGCGCATGAAGCAGCAGAGGCTGCTGGGCTGCTGCCcgcaaatttcaaatttatacaAGCA GTTGGGGAGGCCATACCCTTGAGTGATGCTTCAGTTGATGCAGTTGTTGGAACTCTTGTACTCTGCTCTGTTACTGATGTCGATCAGacattgcaag AGGTGAAGAGGGTGCTTAGACCAGGCGGGCTTTACTTATTTGTGGAGCATGTGGCAGCTAAAG ATGGAACATTGCTTAGATTTCTGCAGAACATCCTTGATCCTTTGCAACAGACAGTTTCTGATGGCTGTCACTTAACTAGAGAAACAGGAAAGCAAATTTTTGAAGCTGGTTTCTCAGGTGTTGAATTAAGCACCGCTTTCTTGTCTAATGCTGCTTTTATAAATCCTCAAGTTTATGGATTAGCTAGCAAGTAA
- the LOC110614282 gene encoding methyltransferase-like protein 7A isoform X2: MSPSHCEFVRVEGDTSLKLQQQVCFQLTYLRLLLLITRVHPPRPDWYEEFYASVLNSEAMKSYEAEIAAYKSQLFTNLRGKAKKILEIGIGTGPNLKYYANDADLEVFGVDPNGKMERYAHEAAEAAGLLPANFKFIQAVGEAIPLSDASVDAVVGTLVLCSVTDVDQTLQEVKRVLRPGGLYLFVEHVAAKDGTLLRFLQNILDPLQQTVSDGCHLTRETGKQIFEAGFSGVELSTAFLSNAAFINPQVYGLASK; the protein is encoded by the exons ATGAGCCCAAGCCATTGCGAATTTGTCCGTGTGGAAGGAGACACTTCCTTGAAGCTGCAGCAACAGGTTTGCTTTCAGCTTACGTACCTCCGGCTACTGCTTCTGATTACAAG GGTTCACCCTCCAAGACCAGATTGGTACGAGGAATTTTACGCATCAGTTTTGAATTCAGAAGCTATGAAGTCCTATGAAGCAGAG ATTGCAGCTTACAAGTCACAGCTCTTTACTAATTTGAGGGGAAAGGCCAAGAAAATATTAGAGATTGGCATTGGCACTGGTCCTAACCTCAAATACTATGCCAACGATGCTGATTTAGAGGTTTTTGGTGTGGATCCAAATGGAAAGATGGAGAGATATGCGCATGAAGCAGCAGAGGCTGCTGGGCTGCTGCCcgcaaatttcaaatttatacaAGCA GTTGGGGAGGCCATACCCTTGAGTGATGCTTCAGTTGATGCAGTTGTTGGAACTCTTGTACTCTGCTCTGTTACTGATGTCGATCAGacattgcaag AGGTGAAGAGGGTGCTTAGACCAGGCGGGCTTTACTTATTTGTGGAGCATGTGGCAGCTAAAG ATGGAACATTGCTTAGATTTCTGCAGAACATCCTTGATCCTTTGCAACAGACAGTTTCTGATGGCTGTCACTTAACTAGAGAAACAGGAAAGCAAATTTTTGAAGCTGGTTTCTCAGGTGTTGAATTAAGCACCGCTTTCTTGTCTAATGCTGCTTTTATAAATCCTCAAGTTTATGGATTAGCTAGCAAGTAA
- the LOC110614678 gene encoding uncharacterized protein LOC110614678 isoform X2: protein MSSTNMEEKVKEQELGEDTLKDQVVFDGGDVDHSVEELKDSDQNGENSVAMPSPQQEEEAIKKKYGGILPKKKPLISKDQDRAFFDSADWALGKQGAQKPKGPLEALRPKLQPSPQHQVRSRRSAYAPADDCDVDDGHNRPSEDEKSTLDAGNDKNTEL from the exons ATGTCGAGCACAAACATGGAGGAGAAGGTAAAAGAGCAAGAGCTCGGCGAAGATACTCTTAAAGATCAAGTTGTCTTCGATGGTGGTGATGTTGATCACTCAGTGGAAGAGCTCAAAGACTCGGACCAAAATGGTGAAAACTCCGTTGCCATGCCTTCACCTCAGCAGGAG GAGGAAGCAATCAAGAAAAAATATGGGGGAATTTTACCAAAGAAAAAGCCTTTGATATCCAAG GATCAGGATCGTGCATTCTTTGATTCTGCGGATTGGGCGTTAGGAAAG CAAGGAGCACAAAAGCCTAAAGGACCACTTGAAGCTCTGCGCCCAAAATTGCAG CCCTCTCCACAGCACCAAGTGCGGTCAAGGCGCTCAGCCTATGCTCCTGCAGATGATTGTGATG TTGATGATGGCCATAATCGTCCTTCTGAGGATGAGAAAAGCACATTGGATGCTGGAAATGATAAGAACACTGAGCTTTAA
- the LOC110614678 gene encoding uncharacterized protein LOC110614678 isoform X1, with protein sequence MSSTNMEEKVKEQELGEDTLKDQVVFDGGDVDHSVEELKDSDQNGENSVAMPSPQQEEEAIKKKYGGILPKKKPLISKDQDRAFFDSADWALGKQGAQKPKGPLEALRPKLQPSPQHQVRSRRSAYAPADDCDGVDDGHNRPSEDEKSTLDAGNDKNTEL encoded by the exons ATGTCGAGCACAAACATGGAGGAGAAGGTAAAAGAGCAAGAGCTCGGCGAAGATACTCTTAAAGATCAAGTTGTCTTCGATGGTGGTGATGTTGATCACTCAGTGGAAGAGCTCAAAGACTCGGACCAAAATGGTGAAAACTCCGTTGCCATGCCTTCACCTCAGCAGGAG GAGGAAGCAATCAAGAAAAAATATGGGGGAATTTTACCAAAGAAAAAGCCTTTGATATCCAAG GATCAGGATCGTGCATTCTTTGATTCTGCGGATTGGGCGTTAGGAAAG CAAGGAGCACAAAAGCCTAAAGGACCACTTGAAGCTCTGCGCCCAAAATTGCAG CCCTCTCCACAGCACCAAGTGCGGTCAAGGCGCTCAGCCTATGCTCCTGCAGATGATTGTGATG GAGTTGATGATGGCCATAATCGTCCTTCTGAGGATGAGAAAAGCACATTGGATGCTGGAAATGATAAGAACACTGAGCTTTAA